The Jiangella sp. DSM 45060 genome contains the following window.
CCGGCAGCGTCGGCGCGTCCGGCGCCAGCACGTCGCAGGTCCGGCCGTTGTGCGTCATGCCGTGCCGCAGCGCCGACCGTCCCGTGAGCAGCGTGACCCGCGACGGCACGCACACCGGCGTCGACGCGTAGGCGGCGTCGAACCGGATGCCCTCGTGCGCCAGCTGGTCCAGGTGCGGCGTGCGCAGGAACCCCGGCGCCCCCGGCCCGACGGTGTCGCGGCGCTGCTGATCGGTGGTGACCAGCAGCAGGTTCGGCCGTTGCCCCGTCACAGGTACTCGACGGTGCCGTTCTGGCGGGACCGCTCGGCCGCGAAGGCCACCCAGTGGCTCTCCAGGCTCTCCTCGAACGCGCTCGGCGCGGCCTGGACGGGCAGCCCGGCCCGGCGCCGGCGGGTCCGCTCGACGAAGTCGGCCATCAGGCCCGCGTCGCCGCCGGAGTGCCCGGCACGGTCGTTCCACACCTGCTCGACGCGCCGCTCGGCGGGCGGCAGGCCGGCCACCTCGGGCGCCGAGTCACCGAACCGGACCACCTCGATGCGGCCGGACTCGAGGTCGGCGTTGAGCTCGCCATGGCTGCCCATCATCGTGATGACGCGGGTGTTCTGCTCGGTGAACGCCGACACCACCAGCGACGCCGTCACGCCGTTCGCGTAGCGCAGCGAGGTCGTCTGGTGGTCGACGACGTCGTTGTCCATGCGGTACACGCAGCGGCCGTAGTCGGTCTCGCGCAGCGCCTTCAGCCGGCCCTCCGGCGACGGGTCGTCGGTGATGACGGAGACCGGCCAGGTGTCGACGCCGGCCAGCTGTTCGACGTAGAACCGGTGCGCGTTGTACGGGCAGGTGGCCGCGACGGCGCACCCGTCGACGCAGCGGTCGGTGGAGCCGCGCGGCGCGTTCTCGATGCGGAAGTGCCGCCGGTCGCCGAACGACGACACCGCGATGCACGGCGAGCCGACCAGCCAGCGCAGGATGTCGAGGTCGTGGCACGCCTTGGCCAGCAGCATCGGGCTGGAGTCGGCCGTCCGGTGCCAGTTGCCGCGGACGTAGCTGTGCGCGAAGTGCCAGTAGGCGATGTGCTCGGCGTGCTCGATGCCCTGCAGGTCGCCGATGGCGCCCT
Protein-coding sequences here:
- a CDS encoding Gfo/Idh/MocA family protein translates to MTDIDAPVRLLVIGAGNRGGQAYAGWCLEHPEAAVVAGIADSDERRLAGVGDAHGVPPEHRYTDWRTALTRQGPWDAVVVTTPDRMHVDPTVRALEHGYDVLLEKPIAPTPSELDRLIAATKDRPGAITVSHVMRYTEFFNTLKRLLDEGAIGDLQGIEHAEHIAYWHFAHSYVRGNWHRTADSSPMLLAKACHDLDILRWLVGSPCIAVSSFGDRRHFRIENAPRGSTDRCVDGCAVAATCPYNAHRFYVEQLAGVDTWPVSVITDDPSPEGRLKALRETDYGRCVYRMDNDVVDHQTTSLRYANGVTASLVVSAFTEQNTRVITMMGSHGELNADLESGRIEVVRFGDSAPEVAGLPPAERRVEQVWNDRAGHSGGDAGLMADFVERTRRRRAGLPVQAAPSAFEESLESHWVAFAAERSRQNGTVEYL